From the genome of Deinococcota bacterium:
GAGGGCGAGCACCTTGCGCAGCAGGTGGGGCGAGGCCAGGAGCGCGTAGAAGGCGAAGGAAAAGATGAGCACGCCGGCGAGGGCGTAGAGAAACGGCTGGTTCATGGTTTGCCGGCGTTCTCCTCGGGCTCCGGCAGCGGCCGCGCGGCCGTGACCAGAACCGTGACGGTGGCGGCGACCGACAGGGTGAGCAGCGTCTCGAGCACCATGATCGCCGCCTCCTCCCAGCCTCGTGGATAACTCAGTATGGGTGCGCCCGCCAGCGCCCGGCCAAAGGCCAGGAGCAAAAAGGCGGCAAAGCCCAGGAGCAGCCAAAGGTGCAAGGCGGGGCGGCTCAGGCGGTTGACGGTGGAAAAGCCCGCCAGCCGCAAGAGCACCCCGGCCGCGCCCAGGATCACCCCCGCCTGAAAGGCGCCGCCCGGCGCCAGCTTGCCGAGCCACAGCAGGTAGCCGCCCGCGACCGCCATCACCGGCGTCAGCAGGCGCACCGTCCAGGCCAGGACCAGGCTGGCGGGCGGCTCGTTTTCGACCCGGCGCAGGTCGCGCGCCCGCTGCAAGGCCAGGGCGGCCACCGCCGCCAGCAGGAGGACGCCGGCCTCGAGCCAGGTGTCGTAGAGGCGAAAGGTGAGCAAGACCGCCGTCACCGGGTGCTCGACCCCGCTCTCGCCCAAGTGCCGCATCACCTCGCCCCGCAGCCCCACGCTCTCGCGGGGCAGCTCGAGCACGGCGGCAACGAGGCCCAAGCCGACGAGCCCGCTCACGAGCACCGCCAAGCGCTGCCTTGCCCGCCTCGCGGCGCCCTGTCTAGAAACGTTCCGTCTCGCCCGCGGCGCCATGCGCCTCTCCTTCCCATTGCGAAGTCGTCTCGCTGCCCATCTGCCCGGCCGCATTCAAGAGCAAGACCCCGGTCAGGCCCGCGCCGATGGCCGCCTCCGCCAGGGCGATATCGGGCGCCTGCAAGCGCACCCAGGCGAGCGCCATCACCAGCCCGTGGGCGATGAAAAAGACTACCGCCGCGAAGAGGTCCTTGGCGCTCAGCGCCTGCCAGGCCAGCGTCAGCAGGGTGAGCACGATGAGGAGGTCAAACATTCCCGCCAAGAGCCCTTCAATCATGCCTCTCTCCCCGTTCTCCCCGTTCTCCCCCGTGCTCCCGCCCCGCTGCCCGCTCGCGGCTCAAGGTGCTGTGGGCGACGAGGTAGCAGGCGGTGGCGCCGCCCAGCAGCGAGAGCAGCCAGATGAGCATGAGTTTGAGCGCCAGCGCCGGCGAAGCGACCGGCAGGGCGAGGCCCAAGACGATGAGGCCGAGGCCCAGGTTGTCGGCTTTGGTGAGCGCATGCAGGCGGCTGTAGGCGTCTGGAAAGCGCAGGAGGCCGACCGTGCCCGCCAAGAAGAAGCCGGCGCCCGCGGCGACGAGCAGGGCGGCGAGCATGTCAAGGATCACGAGGTCTCCTCCTGCGGGACGTCGCGGTGCAGCCAGGCGTGCCTGACGAAGGCGGTGATGGCCAAGACCGCCAGGAGGGAAAAGACGAGCGCCACGTCCCGGAGCGGCGGGCTCGAAAACGCCTGGGCCAGGAGCAGCAAGATGGCGACGCCGGTGGTGCCGAAGAGTTGCGCCGCCACCATCCGGTCGGCCGCCGTAGGCCCGCGCAAGACCCGCCACAGGCCGACCATGATGTCGAGAAAGAGCAGCAGCGCGACGCCCAGATAAAAGGCCGTCATCAAGCGCCGGAGTGAGGGGGGCAAAAATTAGGGCTTGTCACGCACTCTCTCCAATCTCCATCCGCCGCGAGTCCAGCCTCACCGGCGGGCCCGGAGCTCGAGCTACCGAGCCCAATCTACCTTAGACTTAGACCAGCGTAGACTTAGACCAGCGTGAAATATACCGTCTTGACTCTCTTTCCCCAGCTGCTCGAGCCCTGGACCCACGAGGCCCTGCTGGGCCGCGCCGTCGCGGGGGGACGCGTCGAATTCGACCTGCGCGACCTGCGCGACTACGCCACCGACAAGCACCGCAGCGTGGACGACGCGCCCTACGGCGGCGGCGCGGGCATGGTCCTGCGCGTAGACGTGGTCGCCAGGGCGCTCACCAGCCTCCAGACCGATGACCCCGCCGACGAGGTCATCATGCTGACGCCCGCCGGCGAGCCCTTCACGCAAGCTCTGGCCGAGGAGTTGGCGCGAAAGCGGCACCTCCTCCTGCTCGCGGGGCGCTACGAGGGCTTCGACGCTCGAGTCGAGGGGCTGGTCACGCGCCAGCTGAGCCTCGGCGACTTCGTCCTGATGGGCGGCGAGATCGCCGCCTTGGCCGTCATCGAGGCCACCGCCCGGCTCCTGCCCGGCGTCCTGGGCGACGCCGACAGCCACGCCCAGGACTCCTTCAGCAGCGGTCTCTTGGACTATCCCGAGTACACCCGGCCCGCCCTCTTCGAGGGCCAGGGGGTGCCCGAGGTCTTAAAAAGCGGCCACCACGCGCGCGTCGCGCGCTGGCGGCGCGAACAGGCCCTCAGGCGCACCAAAGCGCGCCGCCCGGACCTCTTGGCAGGGCTCGAGCTGAGCGAGGCGGACCGGGCCTTTCTGGCGTCGCTCGAGGCGGACGACTCGGCCTAGCGTCCCGCGCTTCTGCTCTCCCAAAGCCCGCGTCCATGGCAAGCGTAGCGGCCGCCCAGCCCCTACGGCTATAATGCCTTTCGTGTTCGCGCTCCTTGCCGGGCTTCTCGGCGCGCTCATCGGCTCCTTTGCCAACGTCGTCGTCTGGAGAATGCCGCGGGGTGAGTCCATCGTCTTTCCGGGCTCGCACTGCCCGCGCTGCAATCACCGCCTGGGCGCTCTAGACCTCGTCCCCATCCTCTCCTGGCTGGCGCTCAGGGGCCGTTGCCGCTACTGCCGGGCAGCGATTCCCTTTCGCTACCCGCTCGTCGAGGTCGTCATGGCGCTCGGCTTTGCGGGGCTGGCCTGGCGCTTTCCCCTCGAGCTCTACGGCCTCACCGCCTTGCCCCTCCTGGCGCTCTACGCGCTGCTGGTCATTGCCTCGGCTATCGACTTAGACCACCACATCCTGCCCGACAGCCTGACCCTGCCCGCCCTCGCCTTCGCCCTGGGAGCGACCTTCGTCTACGAGCCAGCGAGCGGCCTGCCGACCTTTGCAGGGGCCCTCTTCGGCGGGGCTCTGGGCGCGGGCCTCATCGTGCTCGTCAACCGCCTCGGCGGGCTCGTCTTGCGGCGCTTCGCGGACACCCAGGAACGCCTCTGGCCCGTCGGCATGGACCAGGTCAACCTGGCCGCTCTGGGCGGCGCCCTTTACGGCTGGGGCTTGGGTTTGGGACTGGCCGGCCTCTCGCTCCTCGCCAGCCTCGCGACCCGCAAGCCGCTGCGCCTCTCCGAGGCCGCGGTCTACGCCCTCTGGCTCGGCGCGCTCATGCTCGCCGCCTTGGGGCTAACGGTGGACGTGCTGACCGCCCTCGGCGGCTCCCTCGTCGCGGCGGGAGGGGTCGCCGTTCTGGGCGCCGCCTACTGGTGGCTGCGGGACCTGAAGACGGGCGAGAAACCGGACGCCGACATCGCCGAGGAGGACGACGAGCCGGTGGCGATGGGCTTTGGCGACGTCAAGCTGGCGGCCGTCTTGGGCGCCATGCTCGGCTGGCAGAGCCTGTTGGTGGCGCTCCTGCTGTCCTTCGTCCTGGGCGCGGTGGGAGGGGTGACGGCCACAGCCCTGGGCGGCGGCCGCCAGGTGCCCTTTGGGCCCTATCTGGCCTTGGGCGGCGTCCTCGCGCTCCTTTACGGCCCGGCCCTCATCCGCTGGTACGCTGGTCTGCTCGGGGTGGTCCAAGGGCCTCTGCTTGCTTTTGCAGGCGCTTGTATATAGTATCAAGGTTATATAGTATCAAGGTCGCCGAAGGTCCGCGCGCCTTCAATCCTGCCCTGCGGAGACCCCTATGACCATCCCGCCCACGCCCCCATCATGACCATCCAACCCATGCTCAAGGGACGCGACCTGCTGGCGCTCAGCGACCTCGACCGGAAAGAGTTTCATGCCCTCTTAGCGAGCGCGGCGGACATCAAGGCGCGCTTCAAGGCGGGCGATAGGCCTCCCCTTCTGGCCGGCAAGACCATCGCCATGATCTTCGAGAAGCAGTCCTTGCGCACGCGCTCGACCTTCGACATCGCCATGTACCAGCTCGGCGGCCACTCGGTCTTGTTGAGCCAGAACTACATCGGCGCCGGGGTGCGCGAGACGATCAAGGACGTGGCGAAGAACCTCGAGCGCTGGGTGGACGGCATCATGGCCCGCACCTACGGCCACCACACCCTGGTCAGCCTCGCCGAGCACGCCGGCGTACCGGTCATCAACGGGCTGTCCGACCTCCTGCACCCCTGCCAGCTGCTGGCGGACTACCTGACGCTTCGCGAGGTCTTCGGCGAATTAGCGGGGCTCAAGGTGACCTTTGTCGGCGACGGCAACAACGTCTGCAACTCGCACATCAACGCTGCGCTGCTGGCCGGCAGCGAGCTCACCGTCGCCTGTCCCGAGGGCTTCGATCCGGATACGGAGGTGCTCGAGAAGGCGCGAAGCCAGGGTGCGAAGATCGCCATCCAACGCGAGCCCAGGGAGGCGGCACAGGGCGCCGACGTGCTCTACACCGACGTGTGGATCTCGATGGGCCACGAGGAGGAGAGCGAGAGGCGGCGCCGAGCCTTCGCGGGCTATACCGTCACCCCCGAGTGGTTCGACGGCCTGTCCCCACGCGGCATCTTTATGCACGACCTGCCCGCCCACTACGGCGAGGAGTGCGTCGAGGAGGCCGTCTACCACCCGCGCAGCCGCGTCTTCGAGCAGGCCGAGAACCGCCTGCACGCCCAGAAGGCGGTGCTCGTGCACCTGCTGGCGGACGGCTAGCGGCGTGGCGAAGCTTAACGTAGCCATCCTCGGTGCCAGCGGCTACGGCGGCGCCGAACTCCTGCGCCGGCTCAGGCATCATCCCAACGCGGAGGTGGTGGCGGCGAGCTCGAGGCGGTACCAGGGCCGCGCCCTCGGCGAGGCCTGGCCGCAGTTCGCCGGCGAGTCCTTGCTCTTTACCAGCTCGAGCGAGGCGCTGAAACGCGGCGAGCTGATCTTTTCGGCCTTGCCCCACGGCACGGCCTTGGAGGTCGTCAAGGAGGCGCGGGAGACGGGCAAGCGGGTCGTCGACCTCTCCGCCGACTACCGCCTTTCGCCCGAGGATTACCAGCGCTGGTACGGCAAGGAGCACCCCTATCCCGCGCTCTGCGCCCAGGCCGTCTACGGCCTCAGCGAGCTGCACCGCGGCGAGACAAGAGGCGCCGGGCTGGTGGCCAACCCCGGCTGCCACGCGACGGCCGCGGCCTTGGCGCTGGCGCCGCTGGCCGCTCACGGCCTGCTCGGACCCGACACCGTCGTCCACTCCGCCACCGGCGTGTCGGGGGCGGGCCGGGCGCCGCCAACAGGCTTTCACTACAGCGACGTCAACGAAAATTACCAGCCTTACGGCGTCGCGGGGACGCACCGCCACACCGCCGAGATCGAGAACAGCCTGGGCCGGGTCAGGCGCGCGGGGCGGCAGGTCACCACCCACGACGCCTTTGAGCCAGTCCTGGTCAGCTTCAACCCGCACCTCGCGCCGATGACGCGGGGTATCTTAGCAAGCTGCTCCACCCGCCCCAAGGCGGCCCCGGATGGCGGCGAACTGCTCGAGCTCTACCGCCACTTCTACGCGGGCGAGAGGCTCGTCCACGTTCAGGCCGAGCTGCCGCAGACGAAGTCGGTCTATGGCAGCGACCGCACACTCATCAGCGTGCGCAAGGACGCCCGCAGCGGCCACATCGTCGCCTTCGCCGCCCTCGACAACCTCGGCAAGGGCGCGGCGGGCCAGGCGGTGCAGAACATGAACCTGATGTGCGGCTTCGAGGAGACGGCGGGGCTGAGTGTGGCGGCGGTCTACCCGTGAAACCGGTGTATCTATGAAACTGCCCAGGGGCTTTCAGGCGGCGGGCGTCGCCGCCGGCATCAAGCTTTCGGGTGCGCCCGACCTGGCCCTCATCTACGCGCCCATGCCGCTCGCCTGGGCGCTCACGACCACCCGGAACCTCGTCAGGGCGCCCTTCATCGACCGCAACCGCGAGCGCTTCGCCTCGGGGCAGCCCGTCCGCGCCGTCGCCGTCAACGCCGGCAACGCCAACTGCGCGACGGGCGAGCAGGGCGCCCTGGACAATGAGGCCTTCGCCGCCGAAGCGGCCAGGGCGGTTGGCGTTGAGCGGGTCCAC
Proteins encoded in this window:
- a CDS encoding sodium:proton antiporter; amino-acid sequence: MLVSGLVGLGLVAAVLELPRESVGLRGEVMRHLGESGVEHPVTAVLLTFRLYDTWLEAGVLLLAAVAALALQRARDLRRVENEPPASLVLAWTVRLLTPVMAVAGGYLLWLGKLAPGGAFQAGVILGAAGVLLRLAGFSTVNRLSRPALHLWLLLGFAAFLLLAFGRALAGAPILSYPRGWEEAAIMVLETLLTLSVAATVTVLVTAARPLPEPEENAGKP
- a CDS encoding DUF4040 domain-containing protein, whose product is MIEGLLAGMFDLLIVLTLLTLAWQALSAKDLFAAVVFFIAHGLVMALAWVRLQAPDIALAEAAIGAGLTGVLLLNAAGQMGSETTSQWEGEAHGAAGETERF
- a CDS encoding monovalent cation/H(+) antiporter subunit G, which produces MILDMLAALLVAAGAGFFLAGTVGLLRFPDAYSRLHALTKADNLGLGLIVLGLALPVASPALALKLMLIWLLSLLGGATACYLVAHSTLSRERAAGREHGGERGERGERHD
- a CDS encoding monovalent cation/H+ antiporter complex subunit F gives rise to the protein MTAFYLGVALLLFLDIMVGLWRVLRGPTAADRMVAAQLFGTTGVAILLLLAQAFSSPPLRDVALVFSLLAVLAITAFVRHAWLHRDVPQEETS
- the trmD gene encoding tRNA (guanosine(37)-N1)-methyltransferase TrmD; this encodes MKYTVLTLFPQLLEPWTHEALLGRAVAGGRVEFDLRDLRDYATDKHRSVDDAPYGGGAGMVLRVDVVARALTSLQTDDPADEVIMLTPAGEPFTQALAEELARKRHLLLLAGRYEGFDARVEGLVTRQLSLGDFVLMGGEIAALAVIEATARLLPGVLGDADSHAQDSFSSGLLDYPEYTRPALFEGQGVPEVLKSGHHARVARWRREQALRRTKARRPDLLAGLELSEADRAFLASLEADDSA
- a CDS encoding prepilin peptidase yields the protein MFALLAGLLGALIGSFANVVVWRMPRGESIVFPGSHCPRCNHRLGALDLVPILSWLALRGRCRYCRAAIPFRYPLVEVVMALGFAGLAWRFPLELYGLTALPLLALYALLVIASAIDLDHHILPDSLTLPALAFALGATFVYEPASGLPTFAGALFGGALGAGLIVLVNRLGGLVLRRFADTQERLWPVGMDQVNLAALGGALYGWGLGLGLAGLSLLASLATRKPLRLSEAAVYALWLGALMLAALGLTVDVLTALGGSLVAAGGVAVLGAAYWWLRDLKTGEKPDADIAEEDDEPVAMGFGDVKLAAVLGAMLGWQSLLVALLLSFVLGAVGGVTATALGGGRQVPFGPYLALGGVLALLYGPALIRWYAGLLGVVQGPLLAFAGACI
- the argF gene encoding ornithine carbamoyltransferase produces the protein MTIQPMLKGRDLLALSDLDRKEFHALLASAADIKARFKAGDRPPLLAGKTIAMIFEKQSLRTRSTFDIAMYQLGGHSVLLSQNYIGAGVRETIKDVAKNLERWVDGIMARTYGHHTLVSLAEHAGVPVINGLSDLLHPCQLLADYLTLREVFGELAGLKVTFVGDGNNVCNSHINAALLAGSELTVACPEGFDPDTEVLEKARSQGAKIAIQREPREAAQGADVLYTDVWISMGHEEESERRRRAFAGYTVTPEWFDGLSPRGIFMHDLPAHYGEECVEEAVYHPRSRVFEQAENRLHAQKAVLVHLLADG
- the argC gene encoding N-acetyl-gamma-glutamyl-phosphate reductase, with product MAKLNVAILGASGYGGAELLRRLRHHPNAEVVAASSRRYQGRALGEAWPQFAGESLLFTSSSEALKRGELIFSALPHGTALEVVKEARETGKRVVDLSADYRLSPEDYQRWYGKEHPYPALCAQAVYGLSELHRGETRGAGLVANPGCHATAAALALAPLAAHGLLGPDTVVHSATGVSGAGRAPPTGFHYSDVNENYQPYGVAGTHRHTAEIENSLGRVRRAGRQVTTHDAFEPVLVSFNPHLAPMTRGILASCSTRPKAAPDGGELLELYRHFYAGERLVHVQAELPQTKSVYGSDRTLISVRKDARSGHIVAFAALDNLGKGAAGQAVQNMNLMCGFEETAGLSVAAVYP